The following coding sequences are from one Fibrobacter sp. UWH6 window:
- a CDS encoding bacteriocin, whose translation MSTNEKINQEISEDELDQVSGGNAANTIGAGTFVDDAVKAAKAAIDQLKKSLPGIDRF comes from the coding sequence ATGAGCACCAACGAAAAAATCAATCAGGAAATCTCCGAAGACGAACTGGATCAGGTTTCCGGAGGCAACGCAGCAAACACCATCGGCGCAGGAACATTCGTTGATGACGCCGTAAAGGCAGCCAAGGCAGCCATTGACCAGCTAAAGAAAAGCCTTCCTGGAATTGACAGATTCTAA
- a CDS encoding NUDIX hydrolase, with protein sequence MKPWKLLDTEYLVNAPWLKVAKEKCELPNGKVIDDFYTLWQPDWVLILARTADGKWVMTEQYRHGTGKIALEFPAGIIDKNETPEEAALRELQEECGYGVTSAANKQVPLYLGSYPVNPDRHRGKFHVVFIDGVIRAGETHFDETEEIESSEFSDEELQAKMLDETFNHPLQMAGYLKWKLSQK encoded by the coding sequence ATGAAACCCTGGAAACTTCTTGATACGGAATACCTGGTAAACGCACCCTGGCTAAAAGTGGCCAAGGAAAAATGCGAACTGCCTAACGGAAAAGTCATCGACGATTTCTACACATTGTGGCAGCCCGATTGGGTTTTGATTCTGGCACGTACCGCAGACGGTAAGTGGGTCATGACAGAACAGTACCGCCACGGCACAGGAAAAATCGCATTGGAATTTCCTGCGGGAATCATCGACAAGAATGAAACTCCCGAAGAAGCCGCCCTCCGCGAGCTGCAGGAAGAATGCGGTTACGGAGTCACCAGCGCAGCTAATAAGCAAGTGCCTTTATACCTGGGTTCATATCCGGTGAACCCGGATCGTCACCGTGGAAAGTTCCATGTGGTATTCATCGACGGCGTAATCCGAGCAGGCGAAACCCACTTCGACGAAACCGAAGAAATAGAATCCTCCGAATTTTCTGACGAAGAACTGCAGGCCAAAATGCTTGACGAAACATTCAATCACCCGCTGCAGATGGCGGGTTACCTCAAGTGGAAACTGAGCCAGAAGTGA
- a CDS encoding ATP-binding protein gives MASEKKTFPVQKESLSDVQEFVSLWAENNDIGMKISTKLSICADEVVSNVVFYSGATELEITCSKENGMVTMSLRDNGKAFNPLTEVKEPDTTASAEEREIGGLGIFMVKKMMNSVSYERVQESNVLTMTIAI, from the coding sequence ATGGCTAGCGAGAAAAAAACGTTTCCTGTTCAAAAGGAAAGTCTTTCTGACGTCCAGGAATTCGTATCCCTTTGGGCAGAAAACAATGACATAGGAATGAAGATTTCTACAAAGCTCTCCATTTGTGCAGACGAAGTTGTGAGCAACGTCGTTTTCTATAGCGGCGCAACAGAGCTGGAAATCACTTGCAGCAAGGAAAATGGCATGGTAACCATGTCTCTCCGCGACAACGGCAAGGCCTTTAATCCTCTTACCGAGGTAAAGGAACCTGACACAACAGCCAGCGCCGAAGAACGGGAAATTGGAGGCCTTGGAATTTTCATGGTTAAGAAGATGATGAATTCCGTTTCTTACGAAAGGGTTCAGGAGTCAAACGTCTTGACCATGACAATCGCCATTTAA
- a CDS encoding sugar nucleotide-binding protein, with the protein MIELASRKLQLPILVLGLNGVPGYALFRHFNKLFGGTDESDGTSGTIHPAPRHPDAAAPLIGIRPIKHPCVFGSDVVAIDAEDTASLTRLFEKHQFKTVIDASGNCALKACECDTPRSHLLNCEQGVDAAQLAADYNCTFVRISTDMVWSGSEETAQLRPYKDDAPKDPIHNYGKHQLEAEIEIQRIKPDAVMLRVPLPMDYAPGGCAGAIDWISYRFRPGRPATLYTDEYRRPIYGNDMCRVVQYILEHEFPAGIYNCGGPRRVTLYNAGQLVNAIGGYPEELLHGCPRIDAGPMPPRVGDLDIDSSKLYSLLPEGFIRPWPFDDAIVPTGRDWHKTFGRNCPDKHRVGSEEAIYRLLVIGEKLDF; encoded by the coding sequence GTGATCGAACTCGCCTCACGAAAACTGCAGTTACCCATTCTCGTTCTCGGTTTGAACGGTGTTCCGGGCTACGCCCTTTTCAGGCACTTCAACAAACTTTTTGGCGGTACCGACGAAAGCGACGGCACCAGCGGAACAATCCATCCGGCCCCCCGTCACCCTGATGCAGCGGCACCACTAATCGGCATCCGGCCCATCAAGCATCCCTGCGTTTTTGGATCCGATGTAGTAGCCATCGACGCCGAAGATACCGCAAGCCTCACCCGCCTTTTCGAAAAGCATCAGTTCAAGACGGTCATTGACGCCAGTGGAAACTGCGCCCTAAAGGCCTGCGAATGCGACACCCCCCGAAGCCATCTGCTGAACTGCGAACAGGGTGTAGATGCCGCCCAGCTGGCCGCCGATTACAACTGCACCTTCGTAAGAATTTCAACGGACATGGTCTGGAGTGGCAGCGAAGAAACTGCCCAACTCCGCCCCTACAAAGACGACGCGCCCAAGGATCCTATCCACAATTACGGCAAACACCAGCTGGAAGCAGAAATCGAAATCCAGCGGATCAAGCCCGATGCCGTAATGCTTCGCGTGCCACTGCCTATGGATTACGCCCCCGGCGGTTGCGCTGGAGCCATCGACTGGATCAGCTACCGTTTTAGACCGGGTCGCCCTGCCACCCTCTATACCGACGAATACCGCAGACCCATCTACGGAAACGACATGTGTCGCGTGGTGCAGTACATTCTGGAACACGAATTCCCTGCAGGGATTTACAACTGTGGCGGCCCCCGCCGAGTCACCCTTTATAACGCAGGCCAGTTGGTCAACGCCATCGGAGGTTACCCCGAAGAACTGCTTCATGGTTGTCCCCGAATTGATGCAGGACCCATGCCCCCGCGCGTAGGCGACCTGGACATCGACAGCAGCAAACTTTACAGTCTTCTTCCAGAAGGCTTTATCCGCCCCTGGCCTTTTGACGACGCCATAGTTCCCACAGGCAGGGATTGGCACAAGACTTTTGGCAGAAACTGCCCCGACAAGCACCGAGTCGGCAGCGAAGAAGCCATTTATAGACTTTTGGTCATTGGTGAAAAATTGGACTTTTAG
- a CDS encoding NHLP family bacteriocin export ABC transporter peptidase/permease/ATPase subunit, whose translation MAVAKTPTVLQMEATECGAASLCMITAFYGLHIPLEQMRIETGVSRDGSKASNILKAARKFNFEAKGYKRSFEGLLQTEGPCIIHWNFNHFVVYEGTRGKFAYINDPAMGKRKLTLQELDESYTGIVLTFTPTENFQKVSLKKSFIDLLKKRLAGEKKSLLSLIAVGLLLILPGALIPAFSAFFVDQVLAVQNNQWLHFLLGAMFCTLIFSSILNYYREKILIRLRNKKSLLSTYSFINHLFRLPMGFFSQRYSADIANRIDNNESVNSFLYNQFAETILNVFVALFYFIILAKLSVVLALIGLVNVLFNSLMMKLQAKSVSNLAQRYQQDFGKLAGSLSAGISLTSTLKASGAEARYMGILQGHYAKMANVGNQLQKKQESLSTIPEISGIVSSILVLMIGALFVIDGSMTAGTLLASSTLLASFMSPMNDLLTFYNQVQTLKADLNRVDDIESYPEDETFKETEKIHMETKLSGRLELRNISYGYNTLEPALVEDFCFKLSSGQSIALVGSSGSGKSTVSKIVSGLFAPWNGEMLCDDIPVSKIPQDVLSASISTVSQQISLFNGTIRDNLTMWNSTTQESDILQAAKDACIHDMIISKPGAYDFKLAEGGANISGGERQRLEIARALVKNPTILILDEATSALDPITEKKILDNIKRRGCTCLIVAHRLSTIRDADEILVMEHGKIIQRGNHESLVNAEGTYQTLVRSM comes from the coding sequence ATGGCAGTCGCCAAAACGCCCACAGTGCTACAAATGGAGGCCACCGAATGCGGCGCGGCCTCGCTTTGCATGATTACCGCCTTTTACGGATTGCACATTCCTCTAGAGCAGATGCGCATCGAGACGGGAGTTTCCCGAGACGGCAGTAAGGCGAGCAACATTCTAAAGGCGGCCCGCAAATTCAATTTCGAGGCCAAGGGATACAAGCGTAGTTTTGAAGGTCTTCTTCAGACAGAAGGCCCCTGCATTATTCACTGGAACTTCAACCACTTTGTAGTTTATGAGGGCACCCGCGGAAAGTTCGCATACATAAACGATCCCGCCATGGGCAAGCGCAAGCTCACCTTGCAAGAGTTAGACGAAAGCTACACGGGAATCGTACTTACCTTTACCCCCACCGAAAATTTTCAGAAGGTCTCCCTCAAAAAAAGTTTCATAGACCTCCTGAAGAAACGTCTGGCAGGCGAAAAAAAATCATTGCTTTCCCTCATTGCAGTGGGCCTTCTGCTGATTTTGCCTGGCGCACTGATTCCAGCATTTTCTGCATTCTTTGTGGACCAGGTTCTTGCGGTCCAGAATAATCAATGGCTTCACTTTTTGCTGGGCGCCATGTTCTGCACTTTGATATTCAGCTCGATACTGAACTATTACAGGGAAAAAATTCTTATTCGTTTGCGGAACAAAAAGAGCCTCCTGTCCACCTACAGCTTTATAAATCATCTGTTCAGACTGCCCATGGGATTCTTCAGTCAGAGGTACTCGGCAGACATCGCCAACCGAATAGACAATAACGAATCCGTAAACAGTTTCCTGTACAACCAGTTTGCAGAAACCATCCTGAATGTTTTCGTAGCCCTGTTCTATTTTATCATCCTCGCAAAGCTTAGCGTGGTGCTGGCCCTGATCGGGCTAGTCAACGTCCTGTTCAATTCCCTGATGATGAAACTGCAGGCAAAATCCGTTTCTAACCTGGCTCAACGTTACCAGCAGGACTTTGGAAAATTGGCAGGTTCCCTGTCTGCAGGAATTTCACTGACCAGTACATTGAAGGCTTCTGGCGCCGAGGCGCGCTACATGGGTATACTGCAAGGCCATTACGCCAAAATGGCCAATGTCGGAAATCAGCTGCAAAAGAAGCAGGAATCCCTTTCTACAATTCCCGAAATTTCAGGAATCGTTTCAAGCATTCTCGTATTGATGATTGGCGCTCTATTTGTTATTGACGGATCCATGACTGCAGGCACACTCCTCGCCTCATCAACGCTTCTAGCCTCATTCATGTCTCCCATGAACGACCTGCTGACTTTCTACAATCAAGTCCAGACCCTTAAGGCCGACTTGAATCGAGTTGACGACATAGAAAGCTACCCCGAAGACGAGACCTTCAAGGAAACCGAAAAGATCCATATGGAAACAAAACTTTCAGGACGTCTGGAGTTGCGAAACATTTCCTACGGTTACAACACCTTGGAGCCAGCCCTTGTGGAGGATTTCTGTTTTAAACTGAGCAGTGGGCAGTCCATTGCATTGGTGGGTTCATCGGGCAGCGGAAAGTCAACCGTCTCAAAAATCGTCAGCGGCCTATTCGCGCCCTGGAATGGCGAAATGCTTTGCGACGACATTCCTGTCAGCAAGATTCCGCAAGACGTTCTTTCGGCAAGTATCTCTACTGTAAGCCAGCAGATTTCCCTTTTCAACGGAACCATTCGCGACAATTTGACCATGTGGAATTCTACAACGCAGGAAAGCGACATTCTGCAAGCCGCCAAGGACGCCTGCATCCACGACATGATTATCTCAAAGCCAGGCGCATACGATTTCAAACTGGCTGAAGGCGGAGCAAATATTTCGGGTGGAGAACGTCAGCGTCTTGAAATTGCACGAGCCCTGGTAAAGAATCCCACCATCCTTATTCTGGATGAGGCCACCAGCGCTCTCGACCCCATTACCGAAAAGAAGATTCTCGACAATATCAAACGACGCGGCTGTACATGTCTAATTGTCGCCCACAGACTTTCCACTATTCGTGATGCCGATGAAATCCTGGTCATGGAGCACGGGAAAATCATTCAAAGGGGCAACCACGAATCACTAGTAAATGCAGAAGGAACCTATCAAACCCTAGTAAGGAGCATGTAA
- a CDS encoding STAS domain-containing protein: MVINKIQKEDSIVLAPEGFLDTANAPAFETEMEAASNETKNLIVDFAKVEYISSSGLRVLLKIQKKMNGCGSQKLINVSDNVKEVFELTGFVDILDIA; encoded by the coding sequence ATGGTTATTAATAAGATTCAAAAAGAAGACTCAATCGTTCTTGCACCGGAAGGATTCCTGGATACCGCAAACGCCCCCGCTTTTGAAACCGAAATGGAAGCCGCTTCCAACGAAACCAAGAATCTCATTGTGGATTTTGCCAAAGTCGAATACATTTCCTCTTCCGGTCTCCGCGTCCTGCTCAAGATTCAGAAAAAGATGAATGGTTGCGGCAGCCAGAAACTCATCAATGTCAGCGACAACGTTAAGGAAGTGTTTGAACTGACCGGTTTCGTCGACATCCTGGACATTGCCTAA